In Acholeplasma equirhinis, the following proteins share a genomic window:
- the fabZ gene encoding 3-hydroxyacyl-ACP dehydratase FabZ yields MALMNREQIMAVLPHRDPFLMVDEVLELDDKERCLAVKYVRPEEYYFKGHFPEYPVMPGVLILETMAQVGAIALLRIPEFQGKIGFFTGANNVKWRRQVRPGETLTVETKLTKIRGPFVFGEAKAWVDGQLACEAEISFAVQ; encoded by the coding sequence ATGGCGTTAATGAATCGTGAACAAATTATGGCAGTGCTTCCTCATCGTGATCCATTTTTAATGGTTGATGAGGTTTTAGAACTTGATGATAAAGAGCGTTGCCTTGCAGTAAAATATGTGAGACCTGAAGAATATTATTTCAAAGGTCATTTTCCTGAGTATCCAGTGATGCCAGGCGTATTAATTTTAGAAACGATGGCTCAAGTAGGTGCAATTGCATTACTTAGAATTCCAGAGTTCCAAGGTAAAATTGGTTTCTTCACTGGAGCTAATAATGTTAAGTGGCGTAGACAAGTTCGCCCAGGTGAAACTTTAACAGTTGAAACAAAATTAACTAAGATTCGTGGACCGTTTGTTTTTGGTGAAGCGAAAGCTTGGGTTGATGGTCAACTTGCTTGTGAAGCTGAAATTAGTTTTGCAGTTCAGTAA
- the fabG gene encoding 3-oxoacyl-[acyl-carrier-protein] reductase, with translation MMNLKGKVALVTGGSTGIGKAIATKLASMGAHIVVNYFVGPEEAEAVAKELETTYGVEAIALHADVSNFESAQQLIDKTVERFGTLNIVVNNAGITDDALILRMTENQFDRVINTNLKGVFNVSKHSARTLLKSGYGRIINIASVIGEYGNVGQVNYGAAKAGVIGITKTLAKEFASRGVTVNAVAPGFIETAMTKKLPDEVRQEMLKHIAMGSYGQPEDIANLVAFLASEDARYITGVVVDIDGGLTI, from the coding sequence ATGATGAATTTAAAAGGTAAAGTCGCTTTAGTTACAGGTGGTTCAACCGGTATTGGTAAAGCAATTGCAACAAAACTAGCATCTATGGGAGCACACATTGTGGTCAACTATTTTGTTGGACCAGAAGAAGCTGAGGCTGTTGCAAAAGAGCTTGAAACTACTTATGGAGTTGAAGCAATTGCATTACATGCAGACGTTTCCAATTTTGAGTCTGCACAACAACTTATTGATAAAACCGTTGAAAGATTTGGTACTTTAAATATTGTTGTAAATAATGCAGGTATTACAGATGATGCACTTATCTTACGTATGACTGAAAATCAATTTGATAGAGTTATAAATACAAATTTAAAAGGCGTCTTTAATGTTTCTAAACATTCAGCAAGAACTCTTTTAAAATCAGGTTATGGACGCATTATTAACATTGCATCAGTTATTGGTGAATATGGTAATGTTGGACAAGTTAACTATGGTGCTGCAAAAGCGGGTGTCATCGGTATTACTAAAACACTCGCAAAAGAATTCGCATCTCGTGGTGTAACAGTAAACGCAGTTGCACCAGGGTTTATTGAAACTGCAATGACAAAGAAATTACCAGATGAAGTTAGGCAAGAAATGTTAAAACATATTGCAATGGGTAGTTATGGTCAACCAGAAGATATTGCAAATTTAGTTGCTTTCCTAGCAAGTGAAGATGCAAGATATATTACAGGTGTTGTTGTTGATATCGATGGTGGGCTAACCATATAA
- a CDS encoding NAD(P)/FAD-dependent oxidoreductase, with the protein MLEVLIIGAGPTGLYAAFLAGLRKLNAAVIESAGEPGGQLTAVYKDKFIYDIPGFPKVTAKLYIDEQVKQLERFKSDIPVYYGEEAMEITKVEDYFIVKTEKSVYETKTILIAHGGGGFVPQKLKIDKHFENILYFVKDLNVFKDKHVAVLGGGDSALDWAVSLLDYAKDVTLVHRRNEFRALPTTVDEFKERGTILTPYLIDGVNGEKLATELVLKNVQTGEQLTLNVDYILVNYGFLLSKSKLEEWGIKGEKGLIEVDYLMQTNVEGIYAAGNGVSYPGKVKLISTGQGEAATAIQSITTKLYPERNKNFEHSTSLIKE; encoded by the coding sequence ATGTTAGAAGTATTAATCATTGGTGCGGGTCCAACAGGACTTTATGCAGCATTTTTAGCGGGGCTAAGAAAATTAAACGCAGCTGTTATTGAATCAGCTGGTGAACCAGGTGGACAATTAACCGCTGTTTATAAAGATAAGTTCATTTATGATATTCCAGGTTTTCCAAAGGTAACTGCAAAATTATATATTGATGAACAAGTTAAACAATTAGAAAGATTCAAATCTGATATTCCTGTTTATTATGGTGAAGAAGCAATGGAGATCACAAAAGTTGAGGATTACTTCATTGTTAAAACTGAAAAAAGTGTGTACGAGACAAAAACAATCTTAATTGCCCATGGTGGTGGTGGATTTGTTCCACAAAAATTAAAGATTGATAAACATTTTGAAAACATTTTATATTTTGTTAAAGATTTAAATGTGTTTAAAGATAAGCATGTCGCAGTTTTAGGTGGAGGCGACTCTGCACTTGACTGGGCAGTGTCCTTACTTGATTATGCAAAAGATGTAACTTTAGTACATAGAAGAAATGAATTCAGAGCATTACCAACAACGGTTGATGAATTTAAGGAAAGAGGAACTATCCTAACGCCTTACTTAATCGATGGTGTAAATGGTGAAAAGTTAGCAACTGAACTTGTTTTAAAAAATGTACAAACAGGAGAACAACTCACATTAAATGTTGATTATATATTAGTCAACTACGGATTCTTACTTTCTAAATCAAAATTAGAAGAATGGGGAATCAAAGGTGAAAAAGGTTTAATTGAAGTCGATTACTTAATGCAAACAAATGTCGAAGGCATTTATGCAGCAGGTAATGGTGTTTCATATCCAGGTAAAGTTAAATTGATTTCAACAGGTCAAGGTGAAGCTGCAACAGCAATCCAATCGATTACGACAAAACTCTATCCAGAACGCAATAAAAACTTTGAACATTCAACTTCACTCATTAAAGAATAA
- the accC gene encoding acetyl-CoA carboxylase biotin carboxylase subunit, translated as MAQNKILVANRGEIAVRVIRACKELGIPVVAVYSTADATSLHAKLADEAVCIGPASSKSSYLNMQAVLSAAIATGCNAIHPGYGFLSENPKFIEMVEATGIKFIGASSNVVSQLGDKATAKMIAKQNNVPVVEGSDGIIQSVEEGLKVANRIGYPIMIKATAGGGGRGIAIAYNNQEFEKSFELTSLEAETSFGDKSVYIEKFVENPRHIEIQIMGDSKGNVVHLFERDCSMQRRNQKLIEEAPSAILDEDLRLKMGEAAVRLAKGVGYEGAGTIEFLVDKRKNFYFIEMNTRIQVEHPVTEMITGVDLVKEQIKVAYGKELSFKQSDLKIMGHAIECRINAENPLKNFMPTPGHIQRILFPGGFNVRFDSHIYPDYDVPPFYDSMLGKLIVFAPTRKEAIRKMRIALEQLVIEGITTNIEYQYAIMHAPDFIKGTYDTGFVAKFNGLIQGEYNEELVG; from the coding sequence ATGGCTCAAAATAAAATTTTAGTTGCCAATAGAGGAGAGATTGCTGTACGTGTAATCCGTGCTTGTAAAGAGTTAGGGATTCCAGTTGTAGCAGTCTATTCTACTGCAGATGCAACTTCACTTCATGCAAAATTAGCCGATGAGGCTGTATGTATCGGGCCTGCTTCATCTAAGAGCAGTTATTTAAATATGCAAGCGGTTTTATCAGCAGCTATAGCAACAGGATGTAATGCAATACATCCGGGCTATGGTTTTTTGTCTGAGAATCCAAAATTCATTGAAATGGTCGAAGCGACTGGTATAAAATTTATTGGAGCCTCATCTAACGTTGTTAGTCAATTGGGAGATAAGGCAACTGCTAAAATGATTGCTAAACAAAATAATGTACCTGTCGTAGAAGGATCTGATGGTATTATTCAATCCGTTGAAGAAGGATTGAAAGTTGCAAATCGAATTGGTTATCCAATTATGATTAAAGCAACCGCTGGTGGTGGTGGTCGTGGGATTGCCATTGCATATAATAATCAAGAGTTTGAGAAATCATTTGAACTAACATCGTTAGAAGCAGAAACATCATTTGGTGATAAATCAGTTTATATCGAAAAGTTTGTTGAAAATCCAAGACATATCGAAATTCAAATCATGGGTGACTCTAAAGGTAATGTTGTTCATCTTTTTGAGCGTGATTGTTCTATGCAACGTCGTAATCAAAAATTAATTGAAGAAGCACCTTCTGCAATCTTAGATGAAGATTTAAGACTTAAGATGGGGGAAGCTGCAGTCCGACTTGCTAAAGGTGTCGGTTATGAAGGTGCAGGAACGATTGAATTCTTAGTAGATAAGAGAAAGAATTTTTATTTTATTGAAATGAATACGAGAATTCAAGTAGAACATCCAGTAACAGAAATGATTACGGGTGTTGATTTAGTTAAAGAACAAATTAAAGTAGCATACGGTAAAGAATTATCATTCAAACAGTCTGATCTTAAAATTATGGGTCATGCGATTGAATGTCGTATTAACGCTGAAAATCCTTTAAAGAATTTCATGCCAACACCTGGTCATATTCAAAGAATTTTATTCCCAGGTGGTTTTAACGTGCGTTTTGATAGTCATATTTACCCAGATTATGATGTTCCACCATTTTATGATTCCATGTTAGGTAAATTAATTGTATTTGCACCAACAAGAAAAGAAGCGATTCGTAAAATGAGAATAGCTTTAGAACAATTAGTCATTGAAGGTATTACAACAAATATTGAATATCAATATGCAATTATGCACGCACCTGATTTTATCAAAGGTACATATGATACAGGATTTGTTGCTAAATTTAATGGATTAATCCAAGGTGAATATAATGAAGAACTTGTTGGATGA
- a CDS encoding acetyl-CoA carboxylase carboxyltransferase subunit alpha, whose product MSNINLVWERVKQARSTDRPTASKVIEKLFPDFIELHGDRLFGDDAAIIGGIATLNNIPVTIIAEEKGTNTEDKIKRNFGMPHPEGYRKALRLMKQAEKFKRPIITIIDTPGAYPGLGAEERGQAQAIALNLKELMELKTPIIVVILGEGGSGGALAIGVGDEILMFENSIYSILSPEGFASILFKDSTKAKEAAVHMKLTADDLKSLHVIDEIILEGKGLNVEPDLGLKNLKNALVKHVTKLKKESLTTLLSKRYKKFRRMGEFEDSVTLDE is encoded by the coding sequence ATGAGTAATATAAATCTTGTATGGGAACGTGTAAAACAAGCAAGAAGCACGGATCGTCCAACTGCATCTAAAGTCATTGAGAAACTTTTCCCTGATTTCATTGAATTACATGGGGATAGATTATTTGGTGATGATGCTGCAATTATTGGTGGTATTGCAACGCTCAATAATATTCCTGTAACAATTATTGCAGAAGAAAAAGGAACAAATACTGAAGACAAAATTAAACGTAACTTTGGGATGCCACATCCAGAAGGTTATAGAAAAGCATTACGTTTAATGAAACAAGCTGAAAAATTTAAACGTCCAATTATTACGATTATTGACACGCCTGGTGCATATCCAGGTCTTGGTGCAGAAGAACGTGGTCAAGCGCAAGCAATTGCATTAAACTTAAAAGAACTTATGGAATTAAAAACACCAATTATTGTAGTTATTCTTGGTGAAGGTGGTTCTGGTGGAGCACTTGCAATTGGCGTAGGTGACGAAATATTAATGTTTGAAAATTCAATTTATTCAATTTTATCACCTGAAGGATTTGCATCGATTTTATTTAAAGACAGTACTAAAGCAAAAGAAGCTGCAGTTCATATGAAATTAACAGCAGATGATTTGAAGTCATTACATGTCATTGATGAAATCATTTTAGAAGGAAAGGGCTTAAATGTTGAGCCTGATTTAGGACTAAAGAATTTAAAGAATGCTTTAGTCAAACACGTAACTAAATTAAAAAAGGAATCTTTAACAACACTACTCTCTAAACGTTATAAAAAGTTTAGAAGAATGGGTGAATTTGAAGATAGTGTGACTCTCGATGAATAA
- a CDS encoding biotin transporter BioY: MTIRRMTMISMFAAILCVSALVSIPVGVVNYTFQTLIIILIGLLLRPLDAFLTVLIYLMIGTLGVPVFTTGGGFQALIGPTGGFLLGFLVAAVGISLFKSKNKNFIIDIPIVLLFGFVVIYLLGILYYSLNTETEVSYVAFTVFIPYYFWDLVKLVLAYSTYFILPKEIQDRYLNFDKR; encoded by the coding sequence ATGACCATTCGTAGGATGACAATGATTTCAATGTTTGCTGCTATACTTTGTGTATCAGCACTCGTATCTATTCCAGTCGGGGTTGTTAATTATACTTTTCAAACCTTAATCATTATCCTAATTGGATTGTTGCTTCGCCCTTTAGATGCTTTTTTAACCGTGTTGATTTATTTAATGATTGGTACACTTGGTGTACCTGTCTTTACAACAGGTGGTGGATTTCAAGCATTAATCGGTCCAACAGGTGGATTTCTATTAGGATTTTTAGTAGCAGCAGTTGGTATCTCATTATTTAAGTCAAAAAATAAGAACTTTATTATCGATATACCAATTGTTTTACTTTTTGGATTTGTTGTAATTTATTTGTTGGGTATACTTTATTACAGCCTAAATACTGAAACTGAAGTGAGTTATGTTGCTTTTACTGTCTTTATCCCATATTATTTTTGGGATTTAGTTAAGTTAGTTTTAGCTTATAGTACTTATTTCATCCTACCTAAAGAGATTCAAGATCGTTATTTAAACTTTGATAAACGATAA
- the accD gene encoding acetyl-CoA carboxylase, carboxyltransferase subunit beta, with protein sequence MKNLLDERKIKLAKFQELLKKTPVETKPVDIPDGVFTQCEQCNSAIYNKDLETNLDVCPYCGYHFRINAKKRISFTLDEGSFKELDQHIRSKNPLGMPDYEDKLIKGERAAKMNEAFISGTGKIYGADVAFGVLDSYFMMGSMGSAVGEKVTRLIEFAADSKLPLIIFSASGGARMQEGILSLMQMAKTSGALNLLDLNGVLYISVMTNPTTGGVAASFASLGDINIAERSSLIGFAGARVIKQTIGQDLPSGFQTDVFQLAKGQVDMVISRKHMKETLGQILKLHGSKVKL encoded by the coding sequence ATGAAGAACTTGTTGGATGAAAGAAAAATTAAATTAGCTAAATTTCAAGAATTATTAAAGAAAACACCTGTTGAAACAAAACCAGTAGATATTCCAGATGGTGTATTTACTCAATGTGAACAATGTAATTCAGCAATTTATAATAAAGACTTAGAAACTAATTTAGATGTATGTCCATACTGTGGATATCACTTTAGAATTAATGCTAAAAAACGCATTTCTTTTACTTTGGATGAAGGTAGTTTTAAAGAATTAGATCAACATATTCGTTCAAAAAATCCACTTGGAATGCCTGATTATGAAGATAAACTCATTAAAGGTGAAAGAGCTGCAAAAATGAATGAAGCTTTCATTTCAGGAACCGGTAAAATTTATGGTGCTGATGTCGCATTCGGTGTTTTAGATTCATATTTTATGATGGGTTCGATGGGTTCTGCTGTAGGTGAAAAAGTTACAAGACTGATTGAATTTGCAGCAGATAGTAAATTACCACTCATCATTTTTTCAGCATCTGGAGGTGCACGTATGCAAGAAGGTATTTTATCTTTAATGCAAATGGCTAAGACTTCTGGTGCATTAAATTTACTTGATTTAAACGGTGTTTTATATATTTCAGTTATGACAAATCCTACGACTGGTGGGGTAGCTGCAAGTTTTGCAAGTTTAGGTGATATCAATATTGCAGAACGTTCATCCTTAATTGGATTTGCTGGTGCACGCGTTATTAAACAAACGATTGGTCAAGATTTACCTTCAGGATTTCAAACAGATGTTTTCCAACTTGCAAAAGGTCAAGTTGACATGGTTATATCAAGAAAACACATGAAAGAAACATTAGGTCAAATCTTAAAATTACACGGAAGCAAGGTGAAATTATGA
- a CDS encoding beta-ketoacyl-ACP synthase III: protein MNKNYIKLVTTGRYVPEKVMTNDDFAAFLDTNDEWITTRTGIKRRHVAADDESAIDLAYKAALNAIDNAKYDVNKIDLIVVATITNPMKSPSIANLVQAKLGLNEHHVMTFDINAACSGFVYALEIASSMIGSGNYKSALVIGAEEMTSILDYKDRGTCILFGDGAGAAILEPTDDPNYQVHFYNGSRGDDTGILWIDPLVKMDGREVYKFATDIMPKAIDQVLKKANLTLEDIDLIIPHQANIRIIQSVAKDMNLPIERFLVNIDEYGNTSSASIPILLDEFKQKNKAPKRALMIGFGGGFTWGAAILMV from the coding sequence ATGAATAAAAACTATATAAAACTTGTCACAACAGGACGTTATGTTCCAGAAAAGGTTATGACAAATGATGATTTTGCAGCATTTTTAGACACAAATGATGAATGGATTACAACCCGTACAGGGATTAAACGTCGTCATGTTGCAGCAGATGATGAATCAGCAATTGATTTAGCTTATAAAGCAGCATTAAATGCGATTGATAATGCAAAATATGATGTGAATAAGATTGATTTAATTGTGGTAGCTACAATCACCAACCCAATGAAATCGCCATCTATAGCGAATCTTGTACAAGCAAAGCTTGGTTTAAATGAACATCATGTCATGACATTTGATATTAATGCAGCATGTTCAGGATTTGTTTATGCACTTGAAATTGCATCTTCAATGATTGGATCTGGTAACTACAAATCAGCACTTGTTATAGGTGCAGAAGAAATGACTTCAATTTTAGATTATAAAGATAGAGGTACATGTATTCTCTTTGGTGATGGAGCTGGTGCTGCGATATTAGAACCAACAGATGATCCTAATTATCAAGTACATTTCTATAATGGATCTCGTGGTGATGATACTGGTATCCTATGGATAGATCCTTTAGTCAAAATGGATGGACGTGAAGTATATAAATTCGCAACCGATATTATGCCTAAAGCAATAGATCAAGTTCTAAAGAAAGCTAATCTTACTTTAGAAGATATTGATCTTATCATTCCACATCAAGCAAATATTCGTATTATTCAATCAGTTGCAAAAGATATGAATCTTCCAATCGAAAGATTCCTAGTGAATATTGATGAATATGGTAATACGTCATCAGCAAGTATTCCAATTTTACTTGATGAATTCAAACAAAAAAATAAGGCACCTAAACGTGCATTAATGATTGGTTTTGGTGGTGGCTTTACTTGGGGTGCAGCCATCTTAATGGTGTAA
- the fabF gene encoding beta-ketoacyl-ACP synthase II: MKKRVVITGLGAISPVGNTVEETFTNLVNGVGGIDYIKNFDTSRSKIKIAGELKNLDFEQYLDKKDIKRSDRLMVLGTIAAIQAYEDSGLKDTDYNPYRFGIFVTSGIGGLNTIEEGVTASALRGPDRVSPFFIPNSIINMVGGMISMKFKVKGPNIPVVTACSAATNSIGEAFRNIRDGYIDLAFAGGAEASINEIGIAGFTSIKALSTEEDPRIASRPFDKERSGFVMGEGSGVLILEAYDHAVARGAKIYGEIVGYGSTSDAFHMTAPDDEAEGLTEAIKIALNDAKVEPSQIGYINAHGTSTYLNDKIETLGIKKAFGEHAYKLNISSTKGATGHMLGATGAVESIVCVKALQTSLIPPTINYKTPDPECDLNYTPNKAVSKPIEYAVNINVGFGGQNAVLIFKKYEA, translated from the coding sequence ATGAAAAAACGAGTGGTGATCACCGGGTTAGGTGCTATTTCACCTGTGGGTAACACAGTTGAAGAGACATTTACTAACCTTGTCAATGGTGTAGGTGGTATAGACTACATTAAAAATTTTGACACATCTAGATCTAAGATTAAAATCGCAGGTGAACTTAAAAATTTAGATTTTGAACAATATCTAGATAAAAAAGATATCAAAAGAAGTGATCGCTTAATGGTACTTGGTACGATTGCAGCGATACAAGCATACGAAGACTCAGGTTTAAAGGATACAGACTATAATCCATATCGTTTTGGTATCTTTGTAACGAGTGGAATTGGTGGTTTAAATACGATTGAAGAAGGTGTTACTGCAAGTGCATTGCGCGGTCCAGATCGTGTTTCACCATTCTTCATCCCTAACTCTATTATTAATATGGTTGGTGGCATGATTTCAATGAAATTTAAAGTGAAGGGTCCGAATATTCCAGTTGTTACAGCATGTTCTGCTGCAACTAATTCAATTGGTGAAGCATTTAGAAATATTCGTGATGGTTATATTGATTTAGCTTTTGCAGGTGGTGCAGAGGCATCAATTAATGAGATTGGTATTGCAGGTTTTACTTCAATTAAAGCTTTATCTACAGAAGAAGATCCAAGAATTGCATCACGTCCATTTGATAAAGAAAGAAGTGGATTTGTCATGGGCGAAGGTTCTGGCGTCTTAATTTTAGAAGCATATGATCATGCCGTTGCACGCGGTGCAAAAATTTACGGTGAGATAGTAGGATATGGTTCTACATCTGATGCATTCCATATGACTGCACCAGATGATGAAGCAGAAGGATTAACTGAAGCAATTAAAATTGCATTAAATGATGCAAAAGTTGAACCATCACAAATTGGATATATTAATGCCCATGGTACTTCAACTTACTTAAATGATAAGATTGAAACCTTAGGTATTAAAAAAGCATTTGGTGAACATGCTTATAAATTAAATATTTCATCAACAAAAGGTGCAACTGGACATATGTTAGGTGCAACCGGAGCAGTAGAATCGATTGTATGTGTTAAAGCTCTTCAAACGTCTTTAATTCCACCAACGATCAACTATAAAACTCCAGACCCTGAGTGTGATTTAAATTACACTCCAAATAAAGCTGTTTCTAAACCAATTGAATATGCAGTGAATATCAATGTTGGATTTGGTGGACAAAATGCAGTTTTAATCTTTAAGAAATATGAGGCGTAA
- a CDS encoding biotin--[acetyl-CoA-carboxylase] ligase has protein sequence MAKLKIVELKQVDSTNDYLKKHYQELPSFTVVRTDYQTAGRGQFERRWNSARGKNLLFSLLLKDVPFDQIITIKEWVKSSIFSLLGSYGLDVYFKEPNDVYVDDKKICGILIETKSTEKNFEYVIVGIGLNVNQLLFSGFKATSLTILTKKMLNVRSVFSKLIANLLESYF, from the coding sequence ATGGCAAAGTTAAAGATTGTTGAGTTGAAACAGGTTGATTCCACCAACGATTATTTAAAAAAACATTATCAAGAACTACCTTCTTTTACAGTTGTGAGAACGGATTACCAAACTGCTGGTCGTGGTCAATTTGAAAGAAGATGGAATTCAGCAAGAGGTAAAAATTTATTATTCTCATTACTGTTAAAAGATGTCCCATTTGATCAAATCATTACGATTAAAGAATGGGTTAAAAGTTCAATTTTTTCACTCCTTGGTTCATATGGACTGGATGTCTATTTCAAGGAACCGAATGATGTTTACGTTGATGATAAAAAAATCTGTGGTATATTAATTGAAACAAAGAGTACAGAAAAAAACTTTGAGTATGTCATTGTAGGTATTGGCCTTAATGTAAATCAATTATTATTCTCTGGCTTTAAAGCAACATCATTAACAATTCTTACAAAGAAGATGTTAAATGTGCGTAGTGTGTTTTCTAAGTTAATTGCAAATCTCTTAGAAAGCTACTTTTAA
- the fabD gene encoding ACP S-malonyltransferase, translating to MKLAVLFSGQGAQFVGMGLDFIENVPELKKRMDTFSKATNLHLQSLLVDETKINDTRYTQPLMVAVEILIHDYLKEAYGLKVDGYLGFSLGEFSALYAAGYFSDIEIMKIIKMRAELMADAGQNTFGKMAAILGLSDQDVEVVCEEASLKDSIVVAANYNSPGQLVISGESDAVLRAVELAKSKGARRAILLNVSGAFHSPYMKDAGKKLRQFATGANIQVADKPVYANSNARVLKQSEILDELETQIKSPVYFKQSIEKMVQDGYSHFLEVGPGTVLSNLVKKINPELKVYNVSSYEDIQNIKEIL from the coding sequence ATGAAATTAGCAGTTTTATTTTCAGGTCAAGGTGCCCAATTCGTTGGCATGGGTTTGGATTTTATTGAGAATGTACCTGAGCTTAAAAAAAGAATGGATACATTTTCAAAAGCAACGAATTTACACCTTCAAAGTTTATTGGTTGATGAAACAAAGATAAATGATACAAGATATACACAACCATTGATGGTTGCAGTAGAAATATTAATTCATGATTATTTAAAAGAAGCTTATGGATTAAAAGTAGATGGTTATCTTGGTTTCTCACTTGGTGAGTTTTCAGCACTTTATGCAGCCGGTTATTTTAGTGACATTGAAATCATGAAAATCATTAAAATGCGTGCAGAGTTGATGGCAGATGCAGGCCAAAATACATTTGGTAAAATGGCAGCAATCCTAGGTCTATCTGATCAAGATGTTGAAGTAGTTTGTGAAGAAGCATCATTGAAAGATTCAATTGTTGTTGCTGCGAACTACAACTCTCCTGGACAACTTGTCATCTCTGGAGAATCAGATGCAGTCTTGCGTGCTGTTGAGCTTGCAAAGTCAAAAGGTGCTCGTAGAGCGATTTTGCTTAACGTATCTGGAGCATTCCATTCACCTTATATGAAAGATGCGGGTAAAAAGTTAAGACAATTTGCAACTGGTGCAAATATTCAAGTTGCAGATAAACCAGTTTACGCAAACTCAAATGCTAGAGTTTTGAAACAATCTGAAATTTTAGATGAACTTGAAACTCAAATTAAATCACCTGTTTACTTTAAACAATCTATTGAGAAAATGGTTCAAGATGGATATTCACACTTTTTAGAAGTTGGTCCAGGTACTGTTTTATCTAACTTAGTTAAGAAAATTAATCCGGAATTAAAAGTTTATAACGTATCTTCCTATGAAGATATCCAAAATATAAAGGAGATATTATGA